From the Nocardiopsis changdeensis genome, one window contains:
- a CDS encoding helix-turn-helix domain-containing protein: MAEEAARAAGADQGPVVQRALLVGELVRLRRESGRTQRQVAERLDWSQAKVIRIEGGKQSISRTDLEAMLRLYGLGEGERVRRLVALNRCAGREGWWGRYRAAGVPADHLRMVGFEAGAALIRQAHNAFVPDLLRTPAYARAVAPLLYPGGDDAGPGADPADGGRDGADGAAALADLCRERRERLDDSGRAPRRVHVLDEAVIRRRVGAGTDPGLMPAQLRRLAAEAALDGVDVRVVPFGRGVHPGMRGPMTLLSFDGPLDDVLYLEGAGGAGLVEGGAPVAEYASAFDDLVAGHALGPAESLALIEEAAAGMGG, from the coding sequence GTGGCGGAGGAGGCGGCGCGCGCCGCGGGCGCGGACCAGGGGCCGGTCGTGCAGCGGGCCCTGCTGGTCGGCGAGCTCGTGCGCCTGCGCCGGGAGAGCGGGCGCACGCAGCGGCAGGTGGCCGAGCGGCTGGACTGGTCGCAGGCCAAGGTCATCCGGATCGAGGGCGGTAAGCAGTCCATCAGCCGCACCGACCTGGAGGCGATGCTCCGGCTGTACGGGCTCGGCGAGGGGGAGCGGGTCCGGCGGCTCGTGGCGCTCAACCGGTGCGCCGGCCGGGAGGGCTGGTGGGGCCGGTACCGCGCTGCCGGGGTGCCCGCCGACCACCTGCGCATGGTCGGCTTCGAGGCGGGCGCCGCGCTCATCCGGCAGGCGCACAACGCGTTCGTCCCCGACCTCCTGCGGACCCCCGCCTACGCCCGGGCCGTCGCCCCGCTGCTGTACCCGGGAGGCGACGACGCCGGCCCCGGGGCGGACCCCGCGGACGGCGGCAGGGACGGCGCGGACGGCGCCGCCGCGCTCGCCGACCTGTGCCGCGAACGCCGGGAGCGGCTGGACGATAGCGGCCGGGCGCCCCGCCGGGTCCACGTGCTGGACGAGGCGGTGATCCGCCGCCGGGTCGGCGCCGGCACCGACCCCGGCCTGATGCCCGCGCAGCTGCGCCGCCTGGCCGCGGAGGCCGCCCTGGACGGGGTCGACGTCCGGGTCGTCCCCTTCGGGAGGGGCGTGCACCCGGGGATGCGCGGGCCGATGACCCTGCTGTCGTTCGACGGGCCCCTCGACGACGTCCTCTACCTGGAGGGCGCGGGCGGGGCCGGCCTCGTGGAGGGGGGAGCGCCGGTGGCGGAGTACGCCTCGGCCTTCGACGACCTCGTCGCCGGGCACGCCCTGGGCCCGGCGGAGTCGCTGGCCCTCATCGAGGAGGCCGCGGCCGGGATGGGCGGCTGA
- a CDS encoding thioesterase → MNRSTQGSGKSGGRSTGKGTASARDAAEDADRTEDAVAARDPEDTDVLLDVPVVKVDEIDLEVENLVASVSLHAEVLDLLKLKVGADVGLGRVHLTIKGVEAQALLKVRLDNVRDIITRVLETIDANPQILEQVTRGVGSSLEQVAGGAGEAVGAVGRGAGSAVEDVGQGAGNAVEDVGRGAGGAVRDVGGGAGKAVEGVGDDAGDTLKEAGRAAGNAVGGDGRDDKDGKNGGEGGRKGGRGGSRGKSSGSGGRK, encoded by the coding sequence ATGAACCGGAGTACGCAGGGGAGCGGGAAGAGCGGCGGTCGGAGCACCGGGAAGGGGACGGCCTCCGCACGCGACGCGGCGGAGGACGCCGACCGCACGGAGGACGCCGTGGCCGCCCGCGACCCCGAGGACACCGACGTGCTCCTCGACGTCCCGGTGGTGAAGGTCGACGAGATCGACCTCGAGGTGGAGAACCTCGTGGCCTCGGTGTCCCTCCACGCGGAGGTGCTGGACCTGCTCAAGCTCAAGGTCGGCGCGGACGTCGGGCTCGGCCGCGTCCACCTCACCATCAAGGGCGTCGAGGCCCAGGCTCTGCTCAAGGTCCGGCTCGACAACGTCCGCGACATCATCACGCGCGTGCTGGAGACCATCGACGCCAACCCGCAGATCCTGGAACAGGTGACACGGGGCGTGGGGTCCTCGCTCGAACAGGTCGCGGGCGGCGCGGGCGAGGCCGTGGGCGCCGTGGGCAGGGGCGCCGGGAGCGCGGTCGAGGACGTCGGGCAGGGCGCCGGCAACGCGGTGGAGGACGTCGGCCGAGGGGCCGGCGGCGCCGTCCGGGACGTGGGCGGCGGGGCCGGGAAGGCCGTGGAAGGCGTGGGCGACGACGCGGGGGACACCCTGAAGGAGGCGGGCCGGGCCGCCGGGAACGCGGTCGGCGGCGACGGAAGGGACGACAAGGACGGAAAGAACGGCGGGGAGGGCGGCCGCAAGGGCGGCAGGGGCGGCTCCCGTGGGAAGTCCTCCGGCTCCGGAGGTCGGAAGTGA
- a CDS encoding YqjF family protein yields MPELPPDSPPVRSGAVLLRQRWSDVVFLHWPVDPARVAPLLPAGTRPDLFRGTAHAGLVAFRMPVNSVAGAVPVGGFDEVNVRVYSVDRHGRRGVVFLSMDADAAHAVAAARVLTGLPYMWSDISLVRGRDGLRAGAVRRRAPGRARGRWAVRAGGPLERPDPLEHFLTARWGLHTRHLGRTWWLRADHRPWPLHRAEFLHYEGDLLGAAGLEPLTERPVSALWSPGTDTGFTVLLV; encoded by the coding sequence GTGCCGGAGCTGCCGCCGGACTCCCCGCCGGTGCGTTCCGGAGCGGTCCTGCTGCGCCAGCGCTGGAGCGACGTCGTCTTCCTGCACTGGCCGGTGGACCCCGCGCGGGTCGCCCCGCTGCTGCCCGCCGGCACCCGGCCCGACCTGTTCCGCGGGACCGCCCACGCCGGCCTGGTCGCCTTCCGGATGCCCGTCAACTCGGTGGCGGGGGCGGTGCCCGTCGGCGGGTTCGACGAGGTGAACGTGCGCGTGTACTCGGTGGACCGGCACGGCCGTCGCGGAGTGGTGTTCCTGAGCATGGACGCCGACGCCGCCCACGCGGTCGCGGCGGCACGGGTGCTCACCGGGCTCCCGTACATGTGGTCCGACATCTCCCTGGTGCGGGGGCGGGACGGCCTGCGGGCCGGTGCGGTGCGCAGGCGCGCCCCCGGCCGGGCCCGCGGCCGCTGGGCGGTCCGGGCGGGGGGACCGCTGGAGCGGCCCGATCCGCTGGAGCACTTCCTCACCGCGCGCTGGGGACTGCACACCCGCCACCTGGGACGCACCTGGTGGCTGCGCGCCGACCACCGCCCCTGGCCGCTGCACCGGGCGGAGTTCCTGCACTACGAGGGCGACCTGCTGGGCGCGGCGGGCCTGGAGCCGCTCACCGAGCGGCCGGTCTCGGCCCTGTGGTCGCCGGGCACGGACACGGGGTTCACGGTGTTGCTGGTGTGA
- a CDS encoding MFS transporter: MSSQQSVVGGAATNRRVLIGSLSGSAIEWFDFFLYATAAALIFDKQFFPSDDPVISLLLSYLSLSLTFFIRPFGGVVFSHIGDRIGRKKTLVITLSLMGASTVAIGLLPTYAQVGVLAPVLLIACRVIQGLAIGGEWGGALLLAYEYAPKNRRGFFGSVPQTGVTIGMLLSTIAFALVSMLPADAFESWGWRLPFIASLILVFVGLWIRKGLDETPAFREAKETGNVAKLPIKDTLRDHWRSVLVAVGAKVVETAPFYIFATFVVSYATGTLQMEQATVLNAVSVGAFVSTLSILLMGSLSDRFGRPGVFLVGSLLIALFAAPFFMLLDLRVDWAVYAAVVISLGVVWPPVTATLGTLMSEIFSTRVRYTGVTLGYQIGAALAGGTAPLLATWLLSRFDGAWGPIASYLVVLAVISIAAVSVSGRVVRGETAAIAAREAREAREGEGAAA; this comes from the coding sequence GTGTCCTCACAACAGAGCGTGGTGGGCGGAGCCGCCACCAACCGCCGTGTGCTCATCGGCAGCCTCAGCGGCAGCGCGATCGAGTGGTTCGACTTCTTCCTGTACGCCACCGCCGCGGCCCTGATCTTCGACAAGCAGTTCTTCCCCAGCGACGACCCCGTCATCTCGCTGCTGCTGTCGTACCTGTCGCTGTCCCTGACCTTCTTCATCCGCCCCTTCGGCGGCGTGGTCTTCTCCCACATCGGCGACCGCATCGGCCGCAAGAAGACCCTGGTCATCACCCTGTCCCTGATGGGCGCCTCGACCGTCGCCATCGGCCTGCTGCCCACCTACGCGCAGGTCGGCGTGCTGGCCCCGGTGCTCCTCATCGCCTGCCGCGTCATCCAGGGGCTGGCCATCGGGGGCGAGTGGGGCGGCGCCCTGCTGCTCGCCTACGAGTACGCCCCGAAGAACCGCCGCGGCTTCTTCGGCTCCGTGCCCCAGACCGGCGTCACCATCGGCATGCTCCTGTCCACCATCGCGTTCGCGCTGGTCAGCATGCTGCCCGCCGACGCCTTCGAATCCTGGGGGTGGCGCCTGCCGTTCATCGCCAGCCTCATCCTGGTGTTCGTCGGCCTGTGGATCCGCAAGGGCCTGGACGAGACCCCCGCGTTCCGCGAGGCCAAGGAGACCGGCAACGTCGCCAAGCTGCCCATCAAGGACACCCTGCGCGACCACTGGCGCTCCGTCCTGGTCGCCGTCGGCGCCAAGGTCGTCGAGACCGCCCCGTTCTACATCTTCGCGACGTTCGTCGTCAGCTACGCCACCGGCACCCTGCAGATGGAGCAGGCCACGGTCCTGAACGCGGTGAGCGTCGGCGCCTTCGTCAGCACCCTGTCGATCCTGCTCATGGGCTCGCTCTCGGACCGGTTCGGCCGCCCCGGCGTCTTCCTCGTCGGCTCGCTGCTGATCGCCCTGTTCGCCGCGCCGTTCTTCATGCTGCTCGACCTGCGCGTCGACTGGGCCGTGTACGCCGCCGTCGTCATCAGCCTCGGCGTCGTGTGGCCCCCGGTCACCGCCACGCTGGGCACCCTGATGTCGGAGATCTTCTCCACCAGGGTCCGCTACACCGGCGTCACCCTCGGCTACCAGATCGGCGCCGCCCTGGCCGGCGGCACCGCGCCGCTGCTGGCCACCTGGCTGCTCTCCCGGTTCGACGGCGCCTGGGGGCCCATTGCCTCCTACCTGGTGGTGCTGGCCGTCATCTCCATCGCCGCCGTGTCCGTGTCCGGTCGCGTGGTGCGCGGCGAGACCGCGGCGATCGCCGCCCGCGAGGCGCGGGAGGCCCGCGAGGGAGAGGGGGCCGCGGCATGA
- a CDS encoding GntR family transcriptional regulator — protein MSVDLPEGRGNPVLGSLAARPSLRSRVVDVLREAMVAGELEPGRIYSAPALAERLGVSATPVREAMMELTQEGLVETLRHRGYRVVELDDVDLDEILQVRSLLEVPTVGRVAETAAPEQVAALRPVADRLDETARTGELREFIAADMTFHLELLSIAGNRRLVEEVRRLRGLSRLSALHRLYEEGRLEATAREHHLLLDLVEARDRTGAEDLMRRHLGHVRGIWAGRDEG, from the coding sequence ATGAGCGTCGATCTGCCCGAGGGCCGCGGGAATCCGGTCCTGGGCTCGCTCGCCGCGCGTCCGAGCCTGCGCTCGCGGGTGGTCGACGTGCTGCGCGAGGCGATGGTGGCCGGAGAGCTGGAGCCGGGCCGGATCTACTCCGCGCCCGCGCTGGCCGAGCGGCTCGGGGTGTCGGCGACGCCGGTGCGCGAGGCGATGATGGAGCTCACCCAGGAGGGCCTGGTGGAGACCCTGCGCCACCGCGGGTACCGGGTGGTGGAACTGGACGACGTCGACCTGGACGAGATCCTCCAGGTGCGCTCCCTCCTCGAAGTGCCGACGGTCGGCCGGGTCGCCGAGACCGCCGCCCCCGAGCAGGTCGCCGCGCTGCGGCCGGTCGCCGACCGGCTGGACGAGACCGCCCGGACCGGGGAGCTGCGGGAGTTCATCGCCGCCGACATGACCTTCCACCTGGAGCTGCTGTCCATCGCCGGGAACCGGCGGCTGGTGGAGGAGGTGCGGCGGCTGCGCGGCCTGTCCCGGCTGTCGGCGCTGCACCGGCTGTACGAGGAGGGGCGCCTGGAGGCCACGGCCCGGGAGCACCACCTGCTGCTGGACCTGGTCGAGGCGCGGGACCGCACGGGCGCCGAGGACCTGATGCGCCGCCACCTCGGGCACGTGCGCGGGATCTGGGCCGGGCGCGACGAGGGCTGA
- a CDS encoding TetR/AcrR family transcriptional regulator C-terminal domain-containing protein — MSGSGPLARNGGRPATIDVDDIVAAGRELGMRDLSLSAVAARLGVTPAALYRHVDGRWGLEQLVGESLLADLELDDDPQEGVEAHLVGFSAQLRRFTLEHPGLADYLQSVFPRGASGAALMMSEVAALERRGYDTSAALVLTNAAAALTIGLAAAEDHRSAEDHPEGRRRREEAAERIVAEHPALGAAYTRMPYVTGEVFTHLLLTAAIGGLVAVAPVGRPVDEIIAELGRRGGLVPSPGRDTGPGAVAAEAR, encoded by the coding sequence GTGAGCGGTAGCGGTCCCCTCGCCCGCAACGGCGGGCGCCCCGCCACCATCGACGTCGACGACATCGTCGCGGCCGGCCGGGAACTGGGCATGCGGGACCTGAGCCTGAGCGCCGTTGCCGCCCGGCTGGGCGTGACGCCCGCGGCGCTGTACCGGCACGTCGACGGCCGCTGGGGCCTGGAGCAGCTGGTCGGCGAGAGCCTGCTCGCCGACCTCGAACTGGACGACGACCCGCAGGAGGGCGTCGAGGCGCACCTGGTCGGGTTCTCCGCGCAGCTGCGCCGCTTCACCCTCGAGCACCCCGGGCTGGCCGACTACCTCCAGAGCGTCTTCCCGCGCGGGGCCTCCGGGGCCGCCCTGATGATGTCCGAGGTGGCGGCGCTGGAGCGGCGCGGCTACGACACCTCCGCGGCGCTGGTCCTGACCAACGCCGCCGCGGCCCTGACCATCGGTCTGGCCGCCGCCGAGGACCACCGTTCCGCCGAGGACCACCCCGAGGGCCGAAGGCGCCGGGAGGAGGCCGCGGAGCGGATCGTCGCCGAACACCCCGCCCTGGGCGCCGCCTACACACGGATGCCCTACGTCACCGGCGAGGTCTTCACCCACCTCCTGCTCACCGCGGCCATCGGCGGCCTGGTCGCCGTCGCCCCCGTGGGCCGCCCGGTCGACGAGATCATCGCCGAGCTGGGCCGCCGCGGCGGTCTGGTGCCCTCCCCCGGCCGGGACACCGGGCCGGGGGCCGTGGCGGCGGAGGCGCGGTGA
- a CDS encoding NB-ARC domain-containing protein yields MDGEDPAGTVGAPGPRRWRPVGTGLGVGALLALGLGTALQGFPNLLPDGGWWVVALAMAGSGVAASAQALLDRRPAALEPPREPPVRPRLPAPVDHFTGHAGLMGKVLDAFSRFPRRRGRLRRRRGGPLIIAITGEGGTGKSQFVSQVVSRVGDRFPDGTLEFELYGPATEHPDPGSGPGSGPVVRRPAEILAEMLRKVGERVPDGASPERLSELWKDACGHRRVLLVLDNAKDFAQVEPLLPTGPGCAVLITSRRAFPSSPPVDIREHPMGKLSDEEGLLLLERLVSARSRPLSDEDRAALPELAARCHGFPFALCLVGAQATEATGPGAAALLRRMNDPEQTLTVAGPESIVRSLAFGLRECTEEQRRLLWLLAGTGAATFTPWVAAALLDVGPGRAVGVLDELRRRYLVTYLYSAGGHEHFRLHEYMRDFLVRQGPRLFGVADADRTAWSRARRRELEGAVLRLLHAYTERAEEAARRACPHEWSFGPPPGREAPEPAPAHPLLSWIPDPPPPPASPEPVAWLESEQRGFELCFWWTGQGRFSSDVADRRGIAAYGWRLRRAFSLLCRTGRIHWESMRDSTAGAVALALETGDPLACAIALIDRAEVTGGHGDHHTGYELALTASMILDSLDGPGVDPRWRGRAHRAVGVNLYRRGDPDDGRAAIDAAIRVFTEHRDTWWLVRSLCNLAELYRFQGHLEEAHGRLALAERELRGRPEDPEQWTRVRLQQGEVLRLRGFELHAWFVLEHGRRRIADSPNGDWYHARYLRALGQLPSHSLNSQAGVCELWLDPRRERERRRMAARDGRRPREQEKRVSALFSGGVPPAADGSAQEGGEPLRTVLEGWFGFDRSGPGDRSGPVRWLSLFRRGERLRDSWQVSDQVLRLESAERVFGELGDTWGVMRTRLVRGQVLMERDRNEGKEEMLEAAEGFRELGDRWWHARAHRMAAQALLRVRRTAEAEESARVAVEGYRGLRHRSGRLRAMKVLAQSLVGRDPLAAWRTLRRAELIAEEGARLGHAVPEGLVREIRDMLDALEHGSGPALGSAPPDRAA; encoded by the coding sequence GTGGACGGCGAGGACCCCGCGGGCACGGTCGGCGCGCCCGGCCCCCGCCGCTGGCGGCCGGTCGGGACCGGCCTGGGCGTCGGCGCCCTGCTGGCCCTGGGCCTGGGCACCGCGCTGCAGGGGTTCCCCAACCTGCTCCCGGACGGCGGGTGGTGGGTGGTGGCGCTCGCCATGGCCGGCAGCGGCGTGGCGGCCTCCGCCCAGGCCCTCCTCGACCGGCGGCCCGCCGCGCTCGAACCGCCCCGAGAACCCCCGGTGCGGCCCCGTCTGCCCGCGCCCGTCGACCACTTCACCGGGCACGCCGGCCTCATGGGGAAGGTCCTGGACGCGTTCTCCCGCTTCCCCCGGCGCCGCGGCCGCCTGCGCCGGCGCCGGGGCGGGCCGCTGATCATTGCGATCACCGGGGAGGGCGGCACCGGCAAGAGCCAGTTCGTGTCCCAGGTCGTCTCCCGGGTGGGCGACCGCTTCCCCGACGGGACCCTGGAGTTCGAGCTCTACGGCCCCGCGACCGAGCACCCGGACCCGGGCAGCGGCCCCGGCAGCGGCCCGGTGGTCCGCCGACCGGCGGAGATCCTCGCCGAGATGCTCCGCAAGGTCGGGGAGCGGGTACCCGACGGGGCCTCCCCGGAGAGGCTGTCGGAGCTGTGGAAGGACGCCTGCGGGCATCGCCGTGTGCTCCTGGTCCTCGACAACGCCAAGGACTTCGCGCAGGTGGAACCGCTCCTGCCCACCGGCCCTGGGTGCGCGGTGCTCATCACGAGCCGCCGCGCCTTCCCGTCGTCCCCTCCCGTGGACATCCGGGAGCACCCGATGGGCAAGCTCTCCGACGAGGAGGGGCTACTGCTGCTCGAACGGCTGGTGTCCGCGCGGTCCCGGCCGCTGTCGGACGAGGACCGCGCGGCGCTGCCGGAGCTGGCGGCCAGGTGCCACGGGTTCCCGTTCGCCCTGTGCCTGGTGGGCGCGCAGGCCACCGAGGCCACGGGGCCCGGCGCCGCCGCCCTGCTCCGCCGGATGAACGACCCGGAGCAGACCCTGACCGTGGCGGGGCCGGAGTCGATCGTCCGGTCGCTGGCGTTCGGCCTGCGCGAGTGCACCGAGGAGCAGCGGCGGCTGCTGTGGCTGCTGGCCGGGACCGGGGCCGCGACGTTCACGCCGTGGGTGGCCGCGGCGCTGCTCGACGTGGGGCCGGGCAGGGCGGTCGGCGTGCTGGACGAGCTGCGGCGCCGGTACCTGGTGACGTACCTGTACTCGGCGGGCGGGCACGAGCACTTCCGGCTGCACGAGTACATGCGCGACTTCCTCGTGCGGCAGGGGCCCCGGCTGTTCGGGGTGGCGGACGCGGACCGGACGGCCTGGTCCCGCGCCCGGCGCCGCGAACTGGAGGGGGCGGTGCTGCGGCTGCTGCACGCCTACACGGAGAGGGCCGAGGAGGCCGCGCGGCGGGCCTGCCCGCACGAGTGGTCGTTCGGCCCGCCGCCCGGCCGGGAGGCGCCCGAGCCCGCTCCGGCGCACCCGCTCCTGTCCTGGATCCCGGATCCGCCCCCGCCCCCGGCCTCCCCCGAACCGGTGGCCTGGCTGGAGAGCGAGCAGCGCGGCTTCGAGCTCTGCTTCTGGTGGACCGGACAGGGGCGGTTCTCCTCGGACGTCGCCGACCGCCGCGGGATCGCGGCGTACGGATGGCGGCTGCGCCGCGCCTTCTCCCTGCTCTGCCGCACCGGCCGGATCCACTGGGAGTCGATGCGGGATTCCACCGCCGGGGCGGTCGCCCTGGCCCTGGAGACGGGCGACCCGCTGGCCTGCGCGATCGCCCTGATCGACCGCGCCGAGGTGACCGGCGGGCACGGCGACCACCACACCGGGTACGAGCTCGCACTGACGGCCTCGATGATCCTGGACTCCCTGGACGGTCCGGGGGTGGACCCGCGCTGGCGGGGCCGGGCCCACCGCGCCGTCGGCGTGAACCTGTACCGGCGCGGCGACCCGGACGACGGCCGGGCGGCGATCGACGCGGCCATCCGGGTCTTCACCGAGCACCGGGACACCTGGTGGCTGGTGCGGTCGCTGTGCAACCTGGCGGAGCTGTACCGCTTCCAGGGGCACCTGGAGGAGGCGCACGGGCGGCTCGCCCTCGCGGAGCGGGAGCTGCGAGGGCGCCCGGAGGACCCGGAGCAGTGGACCCGGGTCCGGCTCCAGCAGGGGGAGGTGCTGCGGCTGCGCGGCTTCGAGCTGCACGCCTGGTTCGTGCTGGAGCACGGGCGCCGCCGGATCGCCGACTCCCCCAACGGGGACTGGTACCACGCCCGCTACCTGCGGGCCCTGGGGCAGCTGCCGTCGCACTCCCTCAACAGCCAGGCCGGGGTGTGCGAGCTGTGGCTCGACCCCCGCCGTGAACGCGAGCGGCGCCGGATGGCCGCGAGGGACGGGCGCCGGCCGCGGGAGCAGGAGAAGCGGGTGTCCGCGCTGTTCTCCGGCGGGGTGCCGCCCGCCGCGGACGGGTCCGCGCAGGAGGGCGGGGAGCCCCTGCGGACGGTGCTGGAGGGGTGGTTCGGCTTCGACCGGTCCGGGCCCGGGGACCGGTCCGGCCCGGTCCGGTGGCTCTCCCTGTTCCGCCGCGGCGAACGGCTGCGGGACTCCTGGCAGGTGTCCGACCAGGTCCTCCGGTTGGAGAGCGCCGAGCGGGTGTTCGGGGAGCTCGGCGACACCTGGGGCGTCATGCGCACCCGGCTGGTCCGGGGGCAGGTCCTGATGGAGAGGGACCGCAACGAGGGGAAGGAGGAGATGCTGGAGGCGGCCGAGGGCTTCCGGGAGCTGGGCGACCGGTGGTGGCACGCCCGGGCGCACCGTATGGCGGCCCAGGCGCTGCTCCGGGTCCGCCGGACGGCCGAGGCCGAGGAGTCGGCGCGGGTGGCGGTCGAGGGCTACCGGGGGCTGCGGCACCGATCGGGGCGGCTGCGGGCCATGAAGGTCCTGGCCCAGTCCCTCGTGGGCCGCGATCCGCTGGCGGCGTGGCGGACCCTGAGGAGGGCCGAGCTGATCGCGGAGGAGGGGGCGCGGCTCGGCCACGCGGTGCCCGAGGGCCTGGTCAGGGAGATCCGGGACATGCTGGACGCCCTGGAGCACGGCTCCGGCCCCGCGCTGGGCAGCGCGCCGCCCGACCGGGCCGCCTGA
- a CDS encoding ornithine cyclodeaminase family protein: MTAGLPFVDAAEVARRIGPDRARELVERALLDGFDPAGDPARSNTAAGSGHLLLMPSTLGEWVGVKVASVAPGNPDLGLPRIQAVYVLMDARTLTPRALVDGVALTSLRTPATSAVAADRLAAPGASRLVVFGNGPQAVEHAVAMAGIRDLADVRLVGRDPGRVAAAAAELAGRGLPAAPGTAADVADADIVVCATSAAEPLFDGALVRDGACVVAIGSHEPDRRELDGALMGRSLVAVEDHGTAMRECGDVVMAVAEGALSKDALVGLAPLVRGEVRRATDRPNVFKGAGMSWQDLAVAVGVAPAL; the protein is encoded by the coding sequence ATGACCGCCGGACTGCCCTTCGTCGACGCCGCCGAGGTCGCCCGCCGCATCGGCCCCGACCGCGCCCGGGAACTGGTGGAGCGGGCCCTGCTGGACGGGTTCGACCCCGCCGGGGACCCCGCCCGCTCCAACACCGCCGCGGGCTCCGGACACCTGCTGCTGATGCCCTCCACGCTGGGGGAGTGGGTCGGGGTGAAGGTGGCCTCCGTGGCCCCCGGCAACCCGGACCTGGGACTGCCGCGCATCCAGGCCGTCTACGTGCTGATGGACGCCCGCACCCTGACCCCGCGGGCGCTCGTCGACGGCGTCGCCCTGACCTCGCTGCGCACCCCCGCCACCTCCGCTGTGGCGGCCGACCGGCTGGCCGCCCCCGGGGCGTCCCGGCTGGTGGTGTTCGGCAACGGGCCCCAGGCGGTCGAGCACGCCGTGGCCATGGCGGGCATCCGCGACCTGGCGGACGTGCGCCTGGTGGGCCGCGACCCCGGCCGGGTCGCGGCGGCCGCCGCCGAACTGGCCGGACGGGGGCTCCCGGCGGCGCCGGGGACCGCGGCCGACGTGGCCGACGCCGACATCGTCGTGTGCGCGACCTCCGCGGCCGAGCCCCTGTTCGACGGCGCTTTGGTGCGCGACGGTGCGTGCGTCGTCGCCATCGGCTCCCACGAGCCGGACCGGCGCGAACTCGACGGCGCCCTGATGGGCCGCTCGCTGGTGGCGGTCGAGGACCACGGGACCGCGATGCGTGAGTGCGGCGACGTGGTGATGGCCGTGGCGGAGGGCGCGCTCTCCAAGGACGCGCTGGTCGGCCTGGCCCCGCTGGTGCGGGGCGAGGTACGGCGCGCGACCGACCGCCCGAACGTGTTCAAGGGCGCCGGGATGTCCTGGCAGGACCTCGCGGTCGCGGTGGGGGTCGCCCCCGCGCTCTGA